A section of the Agrococcus sp. SGAir0287 genome encodes:
- the carB gene encoding carbamoyl-phosphate synthase large subunit: MPKRDDISSVLVIGSGPIVIGQAAEFDYSGTQACRVLREEGIRVILLNSNPATIMTDPDFADATYIEPITPEVLETIIVKERPDAILPTLGGQTALNAAIALHEQGILERHGVELIGARVDAIHRAEDRQLFKQLVLDAGGDVASSVIAKTVDEAVAFADEYGYPVVVRPSFTMGGLGSGFAHDEEELRRFVADGLHSSTIGEVLLEESILGWKEYELELMRDTADNTVVICSIENVDPVGVHTGDSITVAPALTLTDREYQRLRDLGIRIIRDVGVDTGGCNVQFAVDPATGRVIVIEMNPRVSRSSALASKATGFPIAKIAAKLAIGYRLDEIPNDITGVTPASFEPTLDYVVVKVPRFTFEKFPAADPTLTTTMKSVGEAMAIGRTYVQALQKALRSIERRGSSFHWRGEVGDKAALLEAARTPTDGRLVTLQQAIRAGATVEEAFEATAIDPWFLDQIVLVEEVAADIRAAAALDEEMLRHAKEHGFSDAQIAELRGIDEAEVRQARWAIGLRPVFKTVDTCGGEFPALTPYHYSSYDLETEVVPSDRRKVVILGSGPNRIGQGIEFDYSCVHASFALRDAGYETIMVNCNPETVSTDYDTSDRLYFEPLTLEDVLEVIHAESASGELVGVIVQLGGQTPLGLARGLEAAGIPILGTQPDAIDRAEERGRFQEILDAAGLVAPRNGTATTEEAALEVAERIGYPVLVRPSFVLGGRGMEIVYDRDSLRGYFDRMADTAIIGPGKPLLVDHFLDDAIEIDVDAVYDGTELYVGGILEHIEEAGIHSGDSSCTLPPVGLGRSQIDEVRDATLAIARGLDVRGPLNVQFAFSAGRLHVIEANPRASRTVPFVAKALGSPIAKANALVMAGRSIAELRADGTLPERDGSSLPLDAPVAVKEAVLPFRRFRTRDGELVDSLLGPEMRSTGEVMGIDRDFPRAFAKSQVAAYGGLPTTGTVFVSLSDRDKRQAVLPIHRLRQLGFRVLATEGTAEILARNGIEVETIAKHNEVGVDASIVGAIHRGEVDIVINTPTGPAARLDGYEIRAATVGADKALFTTVSQLGAAVAAIEAARAPFEVTSLQEYHARRTA, encoded by the coding sequence ATGCCCAAGCGCGACGACATCTCGTCGGTCCTCGTGATCGGATCCGGACCCATCGTCATCGGCCAGGCGGCCGAGTTCGACTACTCCGGCACCCAGGCGTGCCGCGTGCTGCGCGAGGAGGGCATCCGCGTCATCCTCCTGAACTCCAACCCGGCGACGATCATGACGGACCCGGACTTCGCGGACGCCACGTACATCGAGCCCATCACGCCCGAGGTGCTCGAGACGATCATCGTGAAGGAGCGTCCGGACGCGATCCTGCCGACGCTCGGCGGCCAGACGGCGCTCAACGCGGCGATCGCGCTGCACGAGCAGGGCATCCTCGAGCGTCACGGGGTCGAGCTCATCGGCGCGCGCGTCGACGCGATCCACCGCGCCGAGGACCGCCAGCTCTTCAAGCAGCTCGTGCTCGACGCGGGCGGCGACGTCGCGTCGTCCGTCATCGCGAAGACCGTCGACGAGGCGGTCGCGTTCGCCGACGAGTACGGCTACCCGGTCGTCGTCCGCCCCTCGTTCACGATGGGCGGCCTCGGCTCGGGCTTCGCGCACGACGAGGAGGAGCTGCGGCGCTTCGTCGCCGACGGCCTCCACTCGTCGACGATCGGCGAGGTGCTGCTCGAGGAGTCGATCCTCGGGTGGAAGGAGTACGAGCTCGAGCTCATGCGCGACACGGCCGACAACACGGTCGTCATCTGCTCGATCGAGAACGTCGACCCCGTCGGCGTGCACACGGGCGACTCCATCACCGTCGCTCCGGCGCTCACGCTCACCGACCGCGAGTACCAGCGGCTGCGCGACCTCGGCATCCGCATCATCCGCGACGTCGGCGTCGACACGGGCGGCTGCAACGTGCAGTTCGCCGTCGACCCGGCCACGGGCCGCGTCATCGTGATCGAGATGAACCCGCGCGTCTCGCGCTCGAGCGCGCTCGCGTCGAAGGCGACGGGCTTCCCGATCGCGAAGATCGCCGCGAAGCTCGCCATCGGCTACCGCCTCGACGAGATCCCCAACGACATCACGGGCGTGACGCCCGCGTCGTTCGAGCCGACGCTCGACTACGTCGTCGTGAAGGTGCCGCGCTTCACCTTCGAGAAGTTCCCCGCCGCCGACCCCACCCTCACGACGACCATGAAGTCCGTCGGCGAGGCGATGGCGATCGGGCGGACGTACGTGCAGGCGCTGCAGAAGGCGCTGCGCTCGATCGAGCGCCGCGGCTCGTCGTTCCACTGGCGCGGCGAGGTCGGGGACAAGGCTGCGCTTCTCGAGGCGGCGCGCACGCCGACCGACGGCCGCCTCGTGACGCTGCAGCAGGCCATCCGCGCCGGGGCCACGGTGGAGGAGGCGTTCGAGGCGACGGCGATCGACCCGTGGTTCCTCGACCAGATCGTGCTCGTGGAGGAGGTGGCCGCCGACATCCGCGCCGCCGCCGCCCTCGACGAGGAGATGCTGCGGCACGCGAAGGAGCACGGCTTCTCGGATGCGCAGATCGCCGAGCTGCGCGGCATCGACGAGGCCGAGGTGCGCCAGGCGCGCTGGGCGATCGGCCTGCGCCCCGTCTTCAAGACCGTCGACACGTGCGGCGGCGAGTTCCCGGCGCTCACGCCGTACCACTACTCGTCGTACGACCTGGAGACCGAGGTCGTGCCCTCCGACCGGCGGAAGGTCGTCATCCTCGGATCGGGACCGAACCGCATCGGCCAGGGCATCGAGTTCGACTACTCGTGCGTGCACGCGTCGTTCGCGCTGCGCGACGCCGGGTACGAGACGATCATGGTCAACTGCAACCCCGAGACGGTCTCGACGGACTACGACACGAGCGACCGGCTGTACTTCGAGCCGCTCACGCTCGAGGACGTGCTCGAGGTCATCCACGCCGAGTCCGCCTCCGGCGAGCTCGTGGGCGTCATCGTGCAGCTCGGCGGCCAGACGCCGCTCGGACTCGCACGCGGCCTCGAGGCCGCGGGCATCCCCATCCTCGGCACGCAGCCCGACGCCATCGACCGGGCGGAGGAGCGCGGGCGCTTCCAGGAGATCCTCGATGCTGCCGGCCTCGTCGCGCCCCGCAACGGCACCGCGACGACCGAGGAGGCCGCGCTCGAGGTCGCGGAGCGCATCGGCTACCCCGTGCTCGTGCGCCCCTCGTTCGTCCTCGGCGGCCGCGGCATGGAGATCGTCTACGACCGCGACTCGCTGCGCGGCTACTTCGACCGCATGGCCGACACGGCGATCATCGGCCCGGGCAAGCCGCTGCTCGTCGACCACTTCCTCGACGATGCGATCGAGATCGACGTCGACGCCGTGTACGACGGCACCGAGCTGTACGTCGGCGGCATCCTCGAGCACATCGAGGAGGCCGGCATCCACTCGGGCGACTCGTCGTGCACGCTGCCGCCCGTGGGCCTCGGACGTTCGCAGATCGACGAGGTGCGGGATGCGACGCTCGCCATCGCGCGCGGCCTCGACGTGCGCGGTCCGCTCAACGTGCAGTTCGCGTTCTCGGCCGGCCGCCTCCACGTCATCGAGGCGAACCCGCGCGCGAGCCGCACCGTGCCGTTCGTCGCGAAGGCGCTCGGCTCGCCGATCGCGAAGGCGAACGCGCTCGTCATGGCCGGCAGGTCGATCGCCGAGCTGCGCGCCGACGGCACGCTGCCCGAGCGCGACGGCTCGAGCCTGCCGCTCGACGCGCCGGTCGCGGTGAAGGAGGCCGTGCTGCCGTTCCGCCGCTTCCGCACCCGTGACGGCGAGCTCGTCGACAGCCTCCTCGGCCCCGAGATGCGCTCGACGGGCGAGGTCATGGGCATCGACCGCGACTTCCCGCGCGCGTTCGCGAAGAGCCAGGTCGCCGCCTACGGCGGGCTGCCGACGACGGGCACGGTCTTCGTGTCGCTGTCGGACCGCGACAAGCGCCAGGCGGTGCTGCCGATCCATCGCCTGCGGCAGCTGGGCTTCCGCGTGCTCGCCACCGAGGGCACCGCGGAGATCCTCGCGCGCAACGGCATCGAGGTGGAGACGATCGCGAAGCACAACGAGGTCGGCGTCGACGCGTCGATCGTGGGTGCGATCCACCGCGGCGAGGTCGACATCGTCATCAACACGCCGACGGGCCCCGCCGCGCGCCTCGACGGCTACGAGATCCGGGCGGCGACGGTCGGCGCCGACAAGGCGCTCTTCACGACCGTGTCGCAGCTCGGCGCCGCCGTGGCGGCGATCGAGGCGGCGCGCGCGCCCTTCGAGGTCACGAGCCTGCAGGAGTACCACGCCAGGAGGACGGCATGA
- the carA gene encoding glutamine-hydrolyzing carbamoyl-phosphate synthase small subunit translates to MTIAHLVLEDGTIYRGRAYGAIGRTLGEAVFATGMTGYQETITDPSYAGQIVVQTAPQIGNTGVNDEDPESRRIWVAGYAVRQASRVVSSWRATESLDARLTRDGIVGIQGIDTRALTRRLRDAGSMRAGIFSGDAVGTDAEMLDAVLQSPPMAGRRLADVVSTPEAYTLPATAERVGHLAVLDLGVKTSTLRYLQDHGFDLTVLPHSVTADEVLALGVDAAFYSNGPGDPAASDQYVELLQALLRAGLPFFGICFGNQLLGRALGFGTYKLPFGHRGINQPVLDVATGTVEITSQNHGFAVDAPIGEVVDSPAGFGRVEVSHYSLNDRVVEGLRALDLPAFSVQYHPEAAAGPHDSMYLFDRFAQLVRERKDA, encoded by the coding sequence ATGACCATCGCCCACCTCGTGCTGGAGGACGGCACCATCTACCGGGGCCGCGCCTACGGCGCCATCGGCCGCACGCTCGGCGAGGCCGTCTTCGCCACCGGCATGACCGGCTACCAGGAGACGATCACCGACCCGTCGTACGCGGGCCAGATCGTCGTCCAGACCGCGCCGCAGATCGGCAACACCGGCGTGAACGACGAGGACCCCGAGTCGCGACGCATCTGGGTCGCCGGCTACGCCGTGCGCCAGGCGAGCCGCGTCGTGTCGAGCTGGCGCGCGACCGAGTCGCTCGACGCGCGCCTGACCCGCGACGGCATCGTCGGCATCCAGGGGATCGACACGCGCGCGCTCACGCGCCGCCTGCGGGATGCGGGCAGCATGCGCGCCGGGATCTTCTCGGGCGACGCCGTCGGCACCGACGCCGAGATGCTCGACGCGGTGCTCCAGAGCCCGCCGATGGCCGGCCGTCGGCTCGCCGACGTCGTCTCGACGCCCGAGGCGTACACGCTGCCCGCGACCGCCGAGCGCGTCGGCCACCTCGCCGTGCTCGACCTCGGCGTGAAGACGTCGACGCTGCGCTACCTGCAGGACCACGGCTTCGACCTCACGGTGCTGCCGCACTCCGTGACCGCCGACGAGGTGCTGGCCCTCGGGGTCGACGCCGCGTTCTACTCGAACGGTCCCGGCGACCCGGCTGCATCCGACCAGTACGTCGAGCTGCTGCAGGCGCTGCTGCGCGCCGGGCTGCCGTTCTTCGGCATCTGCTTCGGCAACCAGCTGCTCGGCCGCGCGCTCGGCTTCGGCACGTACAAGCTGCCCTTCGGCCACCGCGGCATCAACCAACCCGTGCTCGACGTCGCCACCGGCACCGTCGAGATCACGAGCCAGAACCACGGCTTCGCCGTCGACGCGCCCATCGGCGAGGTCGTCGACAGTCCCGCGGGCTTCGGCCGCGTCGAGGTGAGCCACTACTCGCTGAACGACCGCGTCGTCGAGGGTCTGCGCGCGCTCGACCTGCCGGCGTTCAGCGTGCAGTACCACCCCGAGGCCGCCGCCGGCCCCCACGACTCCATGTACCTCTTCGATCGCTTCGCGCAGCTCGTGCGCGAGCGGAAGGACGCCTGA
- a CDS encoding PH-like domain-containing protein: MSYETFILLSAALVVVLLAAGVLGWRARRRRHRDLVAPRSPEGFEAVLDAPILYVATTTAGDPYDRVAVHGLGFRARGRVAVGPAGVVLDLPGTAVLVPTTDLLGVERATWTIDRVVEPGGLLKVTWRLGARDLDTYLRVTGDDAPVLAAIRDIQPHPTASGAAA; the protein is encoded by the coding sequence ATGAGCTACGAGACCTTCATCCTCCTGAGCGCGGCCCTCGTCGTCGTCCTGCTCGCCGCAGGCGTCCTCGGCTGGCGCGCGCGTCGACGACGCCATCGCGACCTCGTCGCGCCGCGCTCGCCCGAGGGCTTCGAGGCCGTGCTCGACGCGCCCATCCTCTACGTCGCCACGACGACGGCCGGCGACCCGTACGACCGCGTCGCGGTGCACGGCCTCGGCTTCCGCGCCCGCGGCCGCGTGGCCGTCGGCCCCGCGGGCGTCGTGCTCGACCTGCCGGGCACCGCCGTGCTCGTGCCGACCACCGACCTGCTCGGCGTCGAGCGCGCGACCTGGACGATCGATCGCGTCGTCGAGCCCGGCGGGCTCCTCAAGGTCACGTGGCGCCTCGGCGCCCGCGACCTCGACACCTACCTCCGCGTGACCGGCGACGACGCACCCGTGCTCGCCGCCATCCGCGACATCCAGCCGCATCCGACCGCTTCAGGAGCTGCAGCATGA
- a CDS encoding dihydroorotase, which translates to MTTLVVRGARILGLDAADLTIEDGVVTAIGTASAPADATVLDADGLVALPGLVDLHTHLREPGFEQSETVATGVRAAAAGGYAAVFAMANTKPVADTVAVVEQVAELGRRAGLAHVQPIGAVTVGLAGERLADLGMMARSAAQVRVFSDDGHCVHDAQLMRRALEYVAPFDGVIAQHAQEPALTVGAQMHESPLSGELGLAGWPSVAESSIVARDVLLAEATGARLHVCHVSTAETVDVLRWAKARGIRVTAEVTPHHLVLTEEEVRGYDARFKVNPPLRAASDVEALRAALADGTIDVVATDHAPHPMEAKRAAWADAAMGMVGLETALAVVQEAMVDTGLLDWAGVARVMASAPARIGRLEGFGGAIEVGAPAHLALVDPHGSTPVDLEHLHGRSTNSPFLGRTLPGRVVHTVYRGRATVQDGVVA; encoded by the coding sequence GTGACCACCCTCGTCGTGCGCGGAGCGCGCATCCTCGGGCTCGACGCCGCCGACCTCACCATCGAGGACGGCGTCGTCACGGCCATCGGCACGGCGTCGGCGCCAGCTGACGCGACGGTGCTCGACGCGGACGGGCTCGTCGCCCTGCCCGGGCTCGTCGACCTCCACACGCACCTGCGCGAGCCGGGCTTCGAGCAGTCGGAGACGGTCGCGACCGGCGTGCGCGCCGCAGCCGCCGGCGGCTACGCGGCCGTCTTCGCCATGGCGAACACGAAGCCGGTCGCCGACACCGTCGCCGTCGTCGAGCAGGTCGCCGAGCTCGGCAGGCGCGCGGGGCTCGCGCACGTGCAGCCCATCGGCGCCGTCACCGTCGGCCTCGCAGGAGAGCGCCTCGCGGACCTCGGCATGATGGCTCGCTCCGCCGCGCAGGTGCGCGTCTTCTCGGACGACGGGCACTGCGTGCACGACGCGCAGCTCATGCGCCGCGCGCTCGAGTACGTCGCGCCCTTCGACGGCGTCATCGCGCAGCACGCGCAGGAGCCGGCGCTCACCGTCGGCGCGCAGATGCACGAGTCGCCGCTCTCCGGCGAGCTCGGCCTCGCGGGCTGGCCGTCGGTCGCCGAGTCGTCGATCGTCGCACGCGACGTGCTGCTCGCCGAGGCGACGGGCGCACGCCTGCACGTGTGCCACGTCTCGACGGCCGAGACGGTCGACGTCCTGCGCTGGGCGAAGGCGCGCGGCATCCGCGTCACGGCGGAGGTCACGCCGCACCACCTCGTGCTCACCGAGGAGGAGGTGCGCGGCTACGACGCGCGCTTCAAGGTGAACCCGCCGCTGCGCGCCGCATCCGACGTCGAGGCACTGCGCGCCGCGCTGGCCGACGGCACGATCGACGTCGTCGCCACCGACCACGCACCGCACCCGATGGAGGCGAAGCGCGCGGCATGGGCCGACGCGGCCATGGGCATGGTCGGCCTCGAGACCGCCCTCGCCGTCGTGCAGGAGGCGATGGTCGACACGGGGCTCCTCGACTGGGCAGGCGTCGCACGCGTCATGGCGAGCGCGCCGGCGCGCATCGGCCGGCTCGAGGGCTTCGGCGGCGCGATCGAGGTCGGCGCCCCCGCGCACCTCGCGCTCGTCGACCCGCACGGCTCGACGCCCGTCGACCTCGAGCACCTCCACGGGCGCTCGACGAACTCGCCGTTCCTCGGCCGTACGCTGCCCGGCCGCGTCGTCCACACCGTCTACCGCGGGCGCGCGACGGTGCAGGATGGAGTGGTCGCATGA
- a CDS encoding aspartate carbamoyltransferase catalytic subunit: MTGLLTAALERDDAIALLDIAEDMDQIHDRDQKKLPALRGRTVVNLFFEDSTRTRSSFEIAGKWLSADVINVSGKGSSVSKGEDLRDTVTTIAAMGVDGIVMRHGASGAPQLVASWVPQPIVNAGDGTHEHPTQALLDAFALRRRIHGDASRGKGLDGVRVAIAGDVLHSRVARSNALLLPALGAEVTIVGPPSMLPPGIDAWDVHHTTDLDAVVDDRPDALMMLRVQLERQTGAFVPSAGEYVGGWSLTAERFARLGGETLVMHPGPMNRGLEISSVAADAAASLVLEQVRAGVSVRMAVLYRLLAGRTQS, encoded by the coding sequence ATGACGGGACTGCTCACCGCGGCGCTCGAGCGCGACGACGCGATCGCGCTCCTCGACATCGCCGAGGACATGGACCAGATCCATGACCGCGACCAGAAGAAGCTGCCGGCGCTGCGGGGCCGCACGGTCGTGAACCTCTTCTTCGAGGACTCCACCCGCACGCGCTCGTCCTTCGAGATCGCCGGCAAGTGGCTCTCCGCCGACGTCATCAACGTCTCCGGCAAGGGCTCGAGCGTGTCGAAGGGCGAGGATCTGCGCGACACCGTCACGACCATCGCGGCGATGGGCGTCGACGGCATCGTCATGCGGCACGGCGCCTCGGGAGCACCGCAGCTCGTCGCCTCGTGGGTCCCGCAGCCGATCGTCAACGCCGGCGACGGCACGCACGAGCACCCGACGCAGGCGCTGCTCGACGCCTTCGCGCTGCGCCGACGCATCCACGGCGACGCGTCGCGCGGGAAGGGTCTCGACGGCGTGCGCGTCGCGATCGCCGGCGACGTGCTGCACAGCCGCGTCGCGCGCTCGAACGCCCTGCTGCTGCCGGCGCTCGGGGCCGAGGTGACGATCGTCGGGCCGCCCTCGATGCTGCCGCCCGGCATCGACGCCTGGGACGTGCACCACACGACCGACCTCGACGCCGTCGTCGACGATCGTCCCGACGCGCTCATGATGCTGCGCGTGCAGCTCGAGCGGCAGACGGGCGCCTTCGTGCCCAGCGCGGGCGAGTACGTCGGTGGCTGGTCGCTGACGGCCGAGCGCTTCGCGCGCCTCGGGGGCGAGACCCTCGTCATGCATCCCGGGCCCATGAACCGCGGCCTCGAGATCTCGTCGGTCGCCGCCGACGCCGCCGCCTCGCTCGTGCTCGAGCAGGTGCGCGCCGGCGTGTCGGTGCGCATGGCCGTGCTCTACCGACTCCTGGCAGGAAGGACCCAGTCGTGA
- the pyrR gene encoding bifunctional pyr operon transcriptional regulator/uracil phosphoribosyltransferase PyrR: MPARTVLQEADIARALTRIAHEILEANRGSESLVILGIPTRGALLADRIGARLGEITGTDFAARTGALDVTMHRDDLARTGARPTQPTRIPESGIDGQTVVLVDDVLYSGRTIRAALDALADLGRPAAVRLAVLVDRGHRQLPIRADYVGKNLPSAASEHVSILLAEVDGQDAVTIQEGSGR; this comes from the coding sequence ATGCCTGCGCGCACCGTGCTGCAGGAGGCGGACATCGCCCGCGCGCTCACGCGCATCGCTCACGAGATCCTCGAGGCCAACCGCGGGTCCGAGTCCCTCGTGATCCTCGGCATCCCGACGCGAGGCGCCCTCCTCGCCGACCGCATCGGCGCCCGCCTCGGCGAGATCACCGGCACCGACTTCGCCGCGCGGACGGGTGCGCTCGACGTGACGATGCACCGCGACGACCTCGCCCGCACGGGCGCTCGGCCCACGCAGCCCACCCGCATCCCCGAGTCCGGGATCGACGGCCAGACCGTGGTGCTCGTCGACGACGTGCTCTACTCGGGCCGCACGATCCGCGCAGCCCTCGACGCGCTCGCGGACCTCGGCCGGCCCGCCGCCGTCCGCCTCGCCGTGCTCGTCGACCGCGGGCACCGACAGCTGCCGATCCGCGCCGACTACGTCGGCAAGAACCTGCCGAGCGCAGCGAGCGAGCACGTCTCGATCCTGCTCGCCGAGGTCGACGGCCAGGACGCCGTGACGATCCAGGAGGGCAGCGGACGATGA
- the nusB gene encoding transcription antitermination factor NusB, which produces MGDQVYPSRRKARKHAVEVGYSAIVRDADALELLRVTALDQGWARHPWFAYCEELVTGVAHHRDELDELVEQSSEHWSLERMARIDLAILRVGAWELAHNPAVPHEVAISEAVHLAGELSTERSGPFVNGVLAKVAAQVG; this is translated from the coding sequence GTGGGCGACCAGGTCTACCCGTCCCGCCGCAAGGCCCGCAAGCACGCCGTCGAGGTCGGCTACTCCGCCATCGTGCGCGACGCCGACGCGCTCGAGCTGCTGCGCGTCACGGCCCTCGACCAGGGCTGGGCGCGCCACCCGTGGTTCGCGTACTGCGAGGAGCTCGTGACGGGCGTCGCGCACCACCGCGACGAGCTCGACGAGCTCGTCGAGCAGTCGAGCGAGCACTGGTCGCTCGAGCGGATGGCGCGCATCGACCTCGCGATCCTGCGCGTCGGCGCGTGGGAGCTCGCGCACAACCCCGCGGTGCCGCACGAGGTCGCGATCTCGGAGGCGGTGCACCTCGCGGGCGAGCTGTCGACCGAGCGCTCCGGGCCCTTCGTGAACGGCGTGCTCGCGAAGGTCGCCGCGCAGGTCGGCTGA
- the efp gene encoding elongation factor P, whose translation MATTNDIKNGAVLSIDGQLWSVIEFQHVKPGKGGAFVRTKLRNVRSLKVVDKTFNAGTKMDFATVDRRDYQFLYNDGTDYVFMDNDTYEQFSVSPEIVGDAAKYLLDGATAQITMHESEALQVELPPSVVLEVTYTEPGLQGDRSNAGTKPATVETGAEIQVPLFVEQGTRVKINTTDGSYLGRVTD comes from the coding sequence ATGGCGACGACGAACGACATCAAGAACGGCGCGGTGCTCAGCATCGACGGACAGCTCTGGAGCGTGATCGAGTTCCAGCACGTCAAGCCCGGCAAGGGCGGCGCGTTCGTCCGCACGAAGCTCCGCAACGTCCGCAGCCTCAAGGTCGTCGACAAGACGTTCAACGCCGGCACGAAGATGGACTTCGCGACGGTCGATCGCCGCGACTACCAGTTCCTCTACAACGACGGCACCGACTACGTGTTCATGGACAACGACACGTACGAGCAGTTCTCCGTGAGCCCCGAGATCGTCGGTGACGCCGCGAAGTACCTGCTCGACGGCGCCACGGCGCAGATCACGATGCACGAGTCGGAGGCGCTCCAGGTCGAGCTGCCGCCGTCGGTCGTGCTCGAGGTCACGTACACCGAGCCCGGCCTGCAGGGCGACCGCTCGAACGCCGGCACGAAGCCCGCGACCGTCGAGACGGGCGCCGAGATCCAGGTGCCGCTCTTCGTCGAGCAGGGCACGCGCGTGAAGATCAACACGACCGACGGCTCGTACCTCGGTCGCGTCACCGACTGA
- the aroQ gene encoding type II 3-dehydroquinate dehydratase, whose protein sequence is MRILVLNGPNLGRLGSREPDVYGSAGLDEVERVVASSGSDVEVDLRQTDDEAELVHWIHEAVDTSTPVILNPAAFTHYSYALRDACALVTKAGIPLVEVHITNPHAREAFRHTSTISGVATGVVAGFGLDGYRLAALAILARRD, encoded by the coding sequence ATGCGCATCCTCGTGCTCAACGGCCCCAACCTCGGCAGGCTCGGCTCCCGCGAGCCCGACGTGTACGGCTCGGCCGGGCTCGACGAGGTCGAGCGCGTCGTCGCGTCGAGCGGATCCGACGTCGAGGTCGACCTGCGTCAGACCGACGACGAGGCGGAGCTCGTGCACTGGATCCACGAGGCCGTCGACACGTCGACGCCCGTGATCCTCAACCCGGCGGCCTTCACGCACTACTCGTACGCGCTGCGCGACGCGTGCGCGCTCGTGACGAAGGCCGGCATCCCGCTCGTCGAGGTGCACATCACGAACCCGCACGCGCGCGAGGCGTTCCGGCACACGTCGACGATCTCGGGCGTCGCGACCGGCGTCGTCGCGGGCTTCGGGCTCGACGGCTACCGCCTCGCGGCCCTCGCCATCCTCGCCCGTCGCGACTGA
- the aroB gene encoding 3-dehydroquinate synthase translates to MTTVIPVRTERPYDVVVGRDVLLDQIAGAVADAAQVLVVHQPAMARQADAIKERLGDHVLLAEVPDAEAAKRIEVAQFLWQIMGQADFTRTDVVVGLGGGAVTDLAGFVAATWLRGVPVVLAPSSVLGMVDAAVGGKTGINTEQGKNLVGAFHHPARVICDLALLDTLPRNELLTGFAEIVKAGFIADPEILTLLEQHLDEATDPTTPEFADVVARAIRVKADVVAQDFTEQGLREILNYGHTLGHAIEHTERYRWRHGAAVAIGLMFAAELGRLAGRLPESVVDRHRAILESLELPTSYPIGRWQTLLATMRRDKKARGAMLRFIVLDDVARPRVLEGPDESMLFTAYQSLAD, encoded by the coding sequence GTGACCACCGTCATCCCCGTCCGCACCGAGCGCCCCTACGACGTCGTCGTGGGTCGCGACGTGCTGCTCGACCAGATCGCAGGCGCCGTCGCCGACGCCGCGCAGGTGCTCGTGGTGCATCAGCCGGCCATGGCGCGACAGGCCGACGCCATCAAGGAGCGCCTCGGCGACCACGTGCTGCTCGCGGAGGTGCCGGATGCGGAGGCCGCGAAGCGCATCGAGGTCGCGCAGTTCCTGTGGCAGATCATGGGTCAGGCCGACTTCACGCGCACGGACGTGGTCGTGGGCCTCGGAGGCGGCGCCGTCACCGACCTCGCGGGCTTCGTCGCCGCGACGTGGCTGCGCGGCGTGCCCGTCGTGCTCGCGCCCTCGAGCGTCCTCGGCATGGTCGACGCGGCCGTCGGCGGCAAGACCGGCATCAACACCGAGCAGGGCAAGAACCTCGTCGGCGCCTTCCACCATCCCGCTCGCGTGATCTGCGACCTCGCGCTGCTCGACACGCTGCCGCGCAACGAGCTGCTCACCGGGTTCGCCGAGATCGTGAAGGCCGGGTTCATCGCCGACCCCGAGATCCTCACGCTGCTCGAGCAGCATCTCGACGAGGCGACGGATCCCACGACGCCGGAGTTCGCGGACGTCGTCGCTCGCGCGATCCGCGTGAAGGCAGACGTCGTCGCCCAGGACTTCACGGAGCAGGGGCTGCGCGAGATCCTCAACTACGGGCACACGCTCGGCCACGCGATCGAGCACACCGAGCGCTACCGGTGGCGGCACGGGGCGGCCGTCGCGATCGGCCTCATGTTCGCGGCGGAGCTCGGCCGGCTGGCCGGTCGGCTGCCGGAGTCGGTCGTCGACCGCCACCGGGCGATCCTCGAGTCGCTCGAGCTGCCCACGTCGTACCCGATCGGGCGGTGGCAGACGCTGCTCGCGACGATGCGGCGCGACAAGAAGGCGCGCGGCGCCATGCTGCGCTTCATCGTGCTCGACGACGTCGCCCGCCCGCGCGTGCTCGAGGGCCCCGACGAGTCGATGCTCTTCACGGCGTACCAGTCGCTCGCCGACTGA